One genomic segment of Photobacterium sp. DA100 includes these proteins:
- the rne gene encoding ribonuclease E — protein MKRMLINATQKEELRVALVDGQKLFDLDIESPGHESKKANIYKGRITRIEPSLEAAFVDYGAERHGFLPLKEIARDYFPADYSYQGRPNIKEVLKEGQEVIVQVDKEERGNKGAALTTFISLAGSYLVLMPNNPRAGGISRRIEGEERTQLKAALSTLELPQGMGLIVRTAGVGKSAEDLEYDLNYLLNHWERVKDAADSAPAPFLIHQESNVIARAIRDYLRRDIGEIVIDSKKIFDRARDHIQQVRPDFLSRVKLYENSETPLFNHYQIENQIESAFQREVRLPSGGSIVIDPTEALTSIDINSARATKGGDIEETALQTNLEAADEIARQLRLRDLGGLVVIDFIDMTPVRHQREVENRLREAVRMDRARVQIGRISRFGLLEMSRQRLSPSLAEASHHVCPRCSGTGVIRDSESLSLSILRLIEEEALKDNTSQVLAIVPVAIASYLLNEKRRSVQYIEKSHNVRVIIVPNADMETPHFEVVRVRSGDEHDTLSYNLPSTLEALREAESSESAPQERTTKKREEPVLQGFTAPAQTTATPKAKPQPAKKAAAPAAASDAKPGFFSRIFTAIASFFSGTEQEEQPKEKKEPSKRNRRDRKDTRRSQDNRRGERQEGRRGERQQDSRRGKDNRRGRQDRQESESNKQQQVAEQREQRQARRRNEKAKDKPEQSAEKPTQQRKDKDQKRQRRDRDDAQAQKPRRDREQDQKAKADKPVVEEQRQEQEKTAKVKQRRQRREMRKKVRITDDVEVAAVEATQPAVAETPVAKSELQEMGTAMAQEAKAVAESTEEKNGEQEGQRRNRRSPRHLRASGQRRRRIRDTRPEKGDDMEKMVTDAVGHAVEEVTDTLNDIENVVSIVEKRKPAVRLKSGVASPEMAMGKVWPAASKPAVAAIETAAEAKAPVAEVADKAAPALGGVAMPELAMGKAFPLRAETVAEEPVVETPAPAVEAPVAEEQPVEAPAVAEATVEETEAPAQETTAESDVAAAIAAAQAAMLGMHAQQPAEEPATQAEQADVEVPLEEVVEAEVAATVTNVEAAQVCATSPRGQHATAAMAKAPAPAETAEPAVVEIAPLRAARFAARQAGSQTATSHATSGAQSTMPKAE, from the coding sequence ATGAAAAGAATGTTGATTAACGCAACTCAGAAGGAAGAGTTGCGCGTCGCATTAGTTGATGGGCAGAAGCTGTTCGATCTAGATATCGAAAGCCCTGGCCACGAATCTAAAAAAGCAAATATCTACAAAGGACGCATCACACGTATCGAACCAAGTCTGGAAGCAGCGTTCGTTGACTATGGTGCAGAACGCCACGGTTTCCTCCCTCTTAAAGAAATCGCCCGCGATTACTTCCCAGCAGACTACTCTTACCAAGGCCGCCCTAACATTAAGGAAGTGCTGAAAGAAGGTCAGGAAGTGATTGTCCAGGTCGACAAAGAAGAGCGAGGCAACAAAGGCGCCGCCCTTACGACCTTTATCTCCCTGGCAGGTAGCTATCTGGTACTGATGCCTAACAACCCTCGTGCCGGCGGTATCTCTCGCCGTATCGAAGGCGAAGAGCGTACTCAGCTTAAAGCGGCACTTAGCACGCTTGAATTGCCTCAGGGCATGGGGCTGATCGTACGTACTGCTGGTGTTGGTAAGTCAGCTGAAGATCTTGAATACGATCTGAACTACCTACTGAACCACTGGGAGCGTGTTAAAGATGCTGCTGACTCGGCACCGGCGCCTTTCCTGATCCATCAGGAAAGCAACGTTATTGCCCGAGCTATCCGTGACTACCTACGCCGTGATATCGGTGAAATTGTTATCGACAGCAAGAAAATCTTCGACCGCGCCCGTGATCATATCCAGCAGGTTCGTCCTGACTTCCTGTCTCGGGTAAAACTGTATGAAAACAGCGAAACACCGCTGTTCAACCACTATCAGATCGAAAACCAGATCGAGTCCGCGTTCCAGCGCGAGGTTCGCCTGCCTTCTGGTGGCTCTATTGTTATCGACCCGACTGAAGCCCTGACTTCAATCGATATCAACTCTGCCCGTGCAACCAAGGGTGGCGATATCGAAGAAACCGCGCTTCAGACCAACCTGGAAGCGGCAGACGAAATTGCCCGTCAGCTTCGCCTACGCGACCTTGGTGGCCTGGTTGTTATCGACTTCATCGATATGACACCGGTTCGCCACCAGCGCGAAGTCGAGAACCGCCTGCGCGAAGCCGTCCGCATGGACCGTGCGCGTGTTCAGATCGGCCGTATTTCACGCTTTGGTCTATTGGAAATGTCTCGCCAGCGCCTGAGCCCGTCTCTTGCTGAAGCCAGCCACCATGTGTGTCCTCGCTGTAGCGGTACCGGCGTGATCCGTGACAGTGAATCGCTTTCGCTTTCAATCCTTCGTCTAATCGAAGAAGAGGCACTGAAAGACAACACCTCGCAGGTCCTGGCCATTGTGCCGGTGGCGATAGCGTCTTACCTGCTCAACGAGAAGCGACGCTCGGTCCAGTACATCGAGAAATCACACAATGTACGTGTGATCATCGTGCCAAACGCCGACATGGAAACGCCTCACTTTGAAGTGGTGCGTGTCCGCTCTGGTGACGAGCACGATACGCTGTCATACAACCTTCCAAGCACGTTGGAAGCATTGCGCGAAGCTGAATCTTCTGAGTCTGCCCCGCAAGAGCGTACGACTAAGAAACGTGAGGAGCCTGTACTGCAGGGCTTTACCGCTCCGGCGCAAACAACAGCCACGCCGAAAGCCAAGCCTCAGCCAGCTAAGAAAGCAGCAGCACCGGCGGCAGCATCCGATGCCAAGCCAGGCTTCTTTAGCCGCATCTTCACTGCCATTGCTAGCTTCTTCTCAGGTACTGAGCAGGAAGAGCAACCGAAAGAGAAGAAAGAGCCAAGCAAGCGCAATCGTCGCGACCGCAAGGACACCCGCCGCAGCCAAGACAACCGTCGCGGTGAGCGTCAGGAAGGCCGCCGTGGTGAGCGCCAGCAAGACAGCCGCCGAGGTAAAGACAATCGCCGTGGCCGTCAGGATCGCCAAGAGTCTGAAAGCAACAAGCAGCAGCAGGTAGCCGAACAGCGCGAGCAGCGCCAAGCTCGTCGTCGCAACGAAAAAGCGAAAGACAAGCCGGAGCAGAGCGCCGAGAAGCCAACCCAGCAGCGTAAGGACAAAGATCAGAAGCGTCAGCGCCGTGACCGTGATGATGCCCAGGCCCAGAAGCCTCGTCGCGACCGCGAGCAGGATCAGAAAGCCAAGGCTGACAAGCCGGTTGTTGAAGAACAGCGCCAGGAGCAGGAAAAAACGGCCAAAGTGAAACAGCGCCGCCAGCGTCGTGAAATGCGTAAGAAAGTACGTATTACCGATGATGTAGAGGTCGCTGCAGTAGAAGCAACCCAGCCAGCGGTAGCCGAGACACCTGTAGCCAAGTCTGAACTTCAAGAAATGGGTACTGCCATGGCTCAGGAAGCCAAAGCAGTTGCTGAATCGACCGAAGAGAAGAACGGTGAGCAAGAAGGTCAGCGCCGTAACCGTCGCTCTCCTCGCCACCTGCGTGCCAGCGGCCAGCGCCGCCGTCGTATCCGTGACACCCGCCCAGAGAAAGGCGATGACATGGAGAAGATGGTGACGGACGCTGTCGGCCACGCGGTTGAAGAAGTCACCGATACCCTGAACGATATCGAAAATGTGGTTTCTATCGTTGAAAAACGCAAGCCGGCAGTTCGCCTCAAGAGCGGTGTAGCTTCTCCTGAAATGGCGATGGGCAAAGTATGGCCTGCGGCAAGCAAACCTGCAGTAGCAGCAATCGAAACAGCTGCAGAAGCCAAAGCACCAGTAGCTGAAGTTGCGGACAAAGCGGCTCCTGCACTGGGTGGCGTTGCTATGCCTGAGCTAGCCATGGGTAAAGCGTTCCCGCTGCGTGCTGAAACAGTTGCAGAGGAGCCTGTAGTTGAAACGCCAGCACCAGCAGTAGAAGCACCTGTTGCTGAAGAGCAGCCGGTTGAAGCCCCAGCTGTGGCCGAGGCGACGGTTGAAGAGACGGAAGCACCAGCGCAAGAAACGACTGCAGAGTCAGACGTTGCTGCTGCTATCGCGGCGGCGCAAGCAGCAATGCTGGGTATGCACGCTC